A genomic window from Malassezia vespertilionis chromosome 6, complete sequence includes:
- the RPD3 gene encoding histone deacetylase (EggNog:ENOG503NVD7; COG:B), whose amino-acid sequence MKPTRIRMCHSLVMNYGLYKKMEIFRAKPATKREMSQFHTDEYVDFLHRVTPDNVDAYVREQAKYNVGDDCPVFDGLFEYCSISAGGSMEGAARLSRDKCDIAVNWAGGLHHAKKGEASGFCYINDIVLGILELLRYHPRVLYIDIDVHHGDGVEEAFYTTDRVMTCSFHKYGEFFPGTGELRDTGFGKGKNYAVNVPLRDGITDATYHSVFQPVMQRIMEQYQPSAVVLQCGSDSLAGDRLGCFNLSMHGHAKCVEFVKSFGLPLLLLGGGGYTMRNVSRAWAYETGLAAGHELNSILPVNEYYEYFGPDYRLDVVPSNMENLNTPEYLDKVKEKVFETLRHVAPVPSVQGHVEPRLAHDLAMEEEDDDKDDPDVRGSKIQRLRDKRVQRDGDLEDSEDEGEDGKRDYQTSEPQAMEMDPPAKPATETQPKEAQSVGAQLTELQRTVE is encoded by the exons ATGAAGCCCACTAGGATCCGTATGTGCCATTCGCTCGTGATGAACTATGGCCTGTACAAAAAGATGGAGATCTTT CGTGCAAAGCCTGCCACCAAGCGTGAAATGTCGCAATTCCACACGGACGAGTATGTCGACTTTTTGCATCGCGTTACGCCGGATAATGTAGACGCAtatgtgcgcgagcaagcAAAAT ACAATGTCGGCGACGATTGTCCCGTGTTTGATGGACTGTTCGAGTACtgctccatctcggcaGGCGGCTCGATGG agggcgctgcgcgtctcTCGCGCGACAAGTGCGACATCGCCGTGAACTGGGCTGGCGGCCTGCATCATGCGAAAAAAGGCGAAGCGAGCGGGTTTTGCTATATCAACGATATCGTGCTTGGCATCCTGGAACTGTTGCGCTATCACCCGCGTGTCTTGTACATTGACATCGATGTACACCATGGCGACGGTGTCGAAGAAGCTTTCTATACCACTGACCGCGTCATGACGTGCTCCTTCCACAAGTACGGCGAGTTTTTCCCGGGTACGGGCGAGTTGCGCGATACTGGATTTGGCAAAGGAAAAAACTACGCGGTCAATGTGCCGCTCAGGGACGGGATCACCGACGCGACGTACCACAGCGTCTTTCAGCCAGTGATGCAGCGGATTATGGAGCAGTACCAGCCGAGCGCTGTAGTACTGCAATGCGGCTCCGACTCGCTTGCCGGTGACCGACTTGGCTGCTTCAATCTGTCGATGCATGGGCATGCAAAGTGTGTCGAATTTGTCAAGAGCTTTGGGCTTCCGTTGCTACTGCTCGGTGGCGGAGGCTACACGATGCGCAATGTGAGCCGCGCTTGGGCCTACGAAACGGGCCTTGCCGCTGGCCATGAACTGAACTCGATTCTGCCGGTGAATGAATACTACGAGTACTTTGGGCCAGACTACCGACTCGATGTTGTGCCGAGCAACATGGAGAATCTAAACACGCCCGAGTACCTCGACAAAGTCAAAGAAAAGGTCTTTGAAACACTCCGACACGTagcgcctgtgccgtcTGTGCAAGGCCATGTCGAGCCACGCCTTGCGCATGATCTAGCAAtggaggaggaggacgaTGATAAGGACGACCCAGATGTGCGCGGTAGCAAgatccagcgcctgcgcgaTAAGCGTGTCCAGCGAGATGGTGATTTGGAGGACTCGGAGGACGAAGGCGAGGATGGCAAGCGCGATTACCAGACGTCGGAACCACAAGCAATGGAGATGGATCCGCCGGCAAAGCCAGCCACAGAAACGCAGCCCAAAGAGGCACAGTCTGTAGGTGCGCAGCTCACAGaactgcagcgcacggtaGAATGA
- the VMA7 gene encoding H(+)-transporting V1 sector ATPase subunit F (COG:C; BUSCO:EOG09265FI4; EggNog:ENOG503P3TN), with protein sequence MSKSATQQAAGRSLIALIADEDSTTGFILAGIGDVDKKGNKNFFVVDNKVPVAAIEEAFVAYTTEREDIAIVLINQHIADKIRPLMEKYTQAFPAVLEIPSKDHPYDPAKDAILKRVQKLLRA encoded by the exons ATGTCGAAATCGGCTACACAGCAGGCGGCAGGGCGCTCCTTGATCGCCCTGATTGCCGACGAA GACTCGACTACGGGGTTTATTCTCGCGGGCATTGGCGACGTCGACAAGAAGGGAAACAAAAACTTTTTCGTGGTCGACAACAAGGTGCCTGTCGCGGCTATTGAAGAGGCGTTTGTCGCATATACTACGGAGCGGGAAGACATTGCCATTGTGCTTATCAACCAGCACATTGCCGATAAAATCCGGCCGCTGATGGAAAAGTATACGCAAGCGTTCCCAGCGGTGCTCGAGATCCCCAGCAAAGACCACCCTTACG ATCCGGCTAAGGATGCTATTTTGAAGCGCGTCCAAAAG CTCCTGCGTGCATAG
- the DCP2 gene encoding 5'-(N(7)-methylguanosine 5'-triphospho)-[mRNA] hydrolase (COG:A; EggNog:ENOG503NYHF), whose protein sequence is MGKVTAEELLCTPKTTTVKNELEDLSCRFIVNLPANELASIERIVFQVEQAHWFYLDFVCAAHSDLPKMNLRRFAQELLQVSSLAVPLIGLYLAQGPKSFEKVYSQFLQYKTRVPVCGAILLNETWDKCILVKGWSGKGSWTFPKGKINQDESERDCAVREVWEETGFDAGALLPADSNDYLERTMHEQKIRVFIVPGVKEDTKLETLTRFEISQIAWFRIADLPTLKSPKKPNAELGGKFYHVTPFVSRLRQWISANKRTHPNRPSTPAPKNAGGASVSLDALFGSAQPQAAARLSAPSTVPGIIDLPPATAQQMTKDRGMHTAAQQVPAPTPQHAQKPEPEPNSAKLLLHLLHGSKPVPAPAPEQKEHRVDGTAALRNLLGLAPSQQPQNAQSEQKDEQRKRMLSILGIGAPPQPAPRDMLLATLTGAHHPQLVPSLQPASAASRSLDVHESLAAQHQMHPLYQQGPPPHAGQQSMPQTLFPAQPQNMPQAPPASHQQNLLSTLLGPAQTSSKIPTPTHALSPAKNTSRSITPFRLGAIGTPPSQSQCVTPSDGTPQQLSPQHSGVQPASLLSILNAPQPASEPRAPQTTHSNTLLNTLMGK, encoded by the coding sequence ATGGGAAAAGTCACGGCAGAGGAGCTGCTGTGCACGCCAAAAACGACTACGGTCAAAAACGAGCTCGAGGATCTAAGCTGCCGATTTATAGTGAACTTGCCTGCAAATGAGCTCGCAAGTATTGAGCGGATCGTATTTCAGGTCGAGCAGGCGCACTGGTTCTACCTCGATTTTgtgtgtgccgcgcactcGGACCTTCCGAAGATGAACCTGCGTCGGTTTGCgcaggagctgctgcaggTCTCGTCACTCGCTGTGCCGCTCATTGGCTTGTACCTGGCGCAGGGGCCGAAAAGCTTTGAAAAGGTCTACTCGCAGTTCTTGCAGTACAAGACACGCGTGCCCGTATGCGGCGCGATTCTCCTCAACGAGACGTGGGACAAATGCATCCTGGTCAAAGGATGGAGCGGGAAAGGCTCCTGGACATTCCCGAAAGGCAAGATCAACCAGGACGAGTCGGAACGCGATTGTGCAGTGCGTGAAGTGTGGGAAGAAACGGGCTTCGATGCCGGCGCGTTGCTCCCTGCGGATAGCAATGACTACTTGGAGCGCACGATGCACGAGCAGAAAATTCGTGTGTTTATCGTGCCGGGCGTAAAGGAAGATACCAAGCTGGAGACGCTGACAAGGTTCGAAATTTCCCAGATTGCATGGTTCCGCATTGCGGACTTGCCCACACTGAAGAGCCCGAAAAAGCCCAACGCCGAGCTAGGGGGAAAGTTTTACCATGTCACCCCGTTCGTCAGCCGATTGCGACAGTGGATCAGTGCAaacaagcgcacgcatccAAACAGGCCGTCTACGCCGGCTCCAAAGAATGCTGGCGGGGCCAGCGTCAGTCTGGACGCCTTGTTTGGCAGTGCGCAGCCCCAGGCTGCGGCACGTTTGTCTGCGCCGAGCACCGTCCCTGGCATTATCGACCTGCCGCccgccacggcgcagcaaatgACCAAGGATCGGGGTATGCACACCGCGGCACAGCAAGTGCCAGCGCCCACGCCACAACACGCTCAGaagccagagccagagccaaACTCGGCCAAGCTTTTGCTCCATCTCTTGCACGGATCCAAGCCCGttcctgcgcctgcgcctgaGCAGAAAGAGCATCGTGTGGATGggaccgcggcgctgcgaaaCTTGCTTGGCCTTGCGCCATCGCAGCAGCCACAGAATGCACAAAGTGAGCAAAAAgatgagcagcgcaagcggaTGCTGTCGATCTTGGGCatcggcgcaccgccgcagcctgcaccgcgcgatATGCTGTTGGCTACACTTACCGGAGCACATCACCCACAGCTGGTGCCGAGCTTGCAGCCAGCCAGTGCGGCTTCCAGGTCTCTTGATGTACACGAGtcgcttgcagcgcagcatcaAATGCACCCTTTGTACCAACAAGGGCCGCCGCCCCATGCAGGCCAACAATCCATGCCCCAGACGCTTTTTCCAGCGCAACCACAAAACATGCCGCAAGCCCCGCCAGCGAGCCACCAACAAAACCTCTTGTCGACATTGCTGGGCCCGGCACAAACCTCCTCGAAAATACCTACGCCTACACATGCTTTGAGTCCTGCAAAGAATACATCGCGTTCAATCACACCGTTTCGTCTCGGCGCGATAGGAACGCCTCCATCGCAAAGCCAATGCGTTACGCCTTCAGACGGTacgccgcagcagctctCTCCGCAGCACAGTGGTGTCCAGCCAGCAAGCCTTTTGTCTATTCTGAATGCACCGCAACCCGCGAGCGAACCCCGTGCTCCTCAAACTACGCATTCGAATACGCTGCTCAATACATTGATGGGGAAGTGA
- the BIO2 gene encoding biotin synthase (EggNog:ENOG503NVE4; COG:H), with translation MGSRIPTSARALRPVFYRMKSTAAVMRAVPSSEYGSRPIAEERSWEPTAARRVWSRGEVQALFDMPLLELVFKAGTVHRENHDPQRVQLCTLMNIKEGGCSENCSYCSQSSRYSTHSKASPLEQVDSVLTEARRAKENGSTRFCMGAAWREIGGRKRGFNRILEMVREIRGMGMEVCTTLGMLTPEQAQLLKEAGLSAYNHNLDTSREYYGKVITSRTYDDRLQTIANVRDAGIHVCSGGILGLGEDEKDRVGLIWEMNRLPTAPESFPVNALVAIKGTPMEGQEPVSFQELLRTIATARIVLPTTIVRIAAGRQLFTESEQAMAFLAGANAIFTGERMLTTPTSSWDQDKAMLGRWGLTGMKSFEKKRLPPLAKDAAQLEFAAADLELAAASLEGSAPAQPTRTVAGPASVA, from the coding sequence ATGGGGAGCCGCATACCGACGAGTGCGCGTGCCCTGCGGCCCGTGTTCTACCGCATGAAAAGCACAGCGGCGGTGATGCGTGCAGTTCCTTCGAGCGAGTATGGTTCCCGCCCGATCGCTGAGGAGCGCTCGTGGGAGCCGACGGCTGCAAGGCGTGTTTGGAGTCGCGGGGAAGTGCAGGCGCTGTTTGACATGCCGCTCTTGGAGCTCGTGTTCAAGGCAGGTACCGTGCACCGCGAGAACCACGATCcacagcgcgtgcagcttTGCACGCTGATGAATATCAAGGAGGGTGGCTGCTCGGAAAACTGTTCCTATTGCTCGCAAAGCAGTCGCTATTCGACGCACTCGAAAGCGTCGCCGTTGGAGCAGGTCGACTCGGTACTTACggaggcgcgccgagcgaaGGAGAACGGCAGCACACGTTTCTGcatgggcgctgcatggcgcgaGATTGGCGGCCGGAAGCGTGGGTTTAACCGAATCCTCGAGATGGTGCGCGAGATTCGCGGCATGGGAATGGAAGTGTGCACGACGCTCGGGATGCTGACTCCTGAGCAGGCACAGTTGCTCAAAGAGGCGGGCCTCTCTGCGTACAACCACAATCTGGACACAAGTCGCGAGTACTACGGAAAAGTGATTACATCGCGTACCTACGACGACCGGCTCCAAACCATTGCCAATGTGCGTGACGCTGGCATCCACGTCTGCTCCGGCGGTATTCTTGGGCTGGGTGAGGATGAAAAAGACCGCGTGGGCCTGATTTGGGAAATGAACCGCCTGCCCACTGCGCCGGAGAGTTTCCCTGTGAATGCGCTTGTGGCGATCAAAGGCACTCCCATGGAAGGGCAGGAGCCAGTGTCGTTCCAGGAGCTGCTACGCACCATTGCGACTGCGCGGATTGTGCTGCCCACGACGATCGTACGCATCGCTGCCGGGCGTCAGCTTTTCACAGAGTCTGAGCAGGCGATGGCTTTCCTCGCCGGCGCCAACGCCATATTTActggcgagcgcatgctTACTACGCCGACCAGCTCCTGGGACCAGGACAAGGCGATGCTTGGGCGCTGGGGGCTTACGGGCATGAAGAGTTTCGAGAAGAAGCGTCTCCCGCCACTGGCGaaggatgcagcgcagctcgagtttgccgctgcggaTCTGGAGCTAGCCGCCGCGTCCCTGGAAGGCAGCGCGCCCGCGCAACCTACACGCACTGTAGCTGGTCCGGCGTCGGTAGCCTAG